The genomic stretch CCTCAAGGCCGTACAATCGGCGGAAGTACTCCACAGTGGAAACTTCCTGATCCTGCCCTTTTTTTGCCGGCAGAACGTAGGGACCCAGGAGCACGAAATAGACGATGCCGGTCAGAATCAAAGCGACGCCCACCGGAGTCACGTCGAAGATGGCGAAGGTGCGCATGGGAGCGACGCCTTCGGGCAGCATCCGGTTGGAGGTGGCGATCAGATCATTGAGCAGGATCAGCGGACTGGAGCCGATCATGGTCAGGGTCCCGCCGAGAATGGCGCAAAAGCCCATGGGCATCAGCAGGCGGGACATGGGCAGGCCGGTGCGCATGGCGATGCGCTTGATCACGGACATGAACAGGGCCGCCGCGCCCACGTTCTGCATGAACCCGGAGACCACGCCCACGGTTCCGGAGATAACCGGCACGATCCGGCGCTCGGTCTGTCCGCCGACGCGCAGGATCAGGGAGGCCAGCTTGCTCATCAGGCCGGTCTTGTCCAGGGCTTTGCCCAAAATGATCACGGCGATGATGGAGATCACGGCGTTGCTGGCAAAGCCCCTGAACAACTGGTCGCCGGGAACCAGGGCGGGCACACCGGGGATCAGGCCCATGACCCCCAGGATCATCATGATGGTCACCGCGGCCACGTCCACCCGAACCACTTCGGAGATGAACAGGATGACGGTCAAGCCGAGGATTCCCAGAACCCACAGCATTTCCGGCGTCAATGGAATCGATTCAGCCATGCACTCCCCGCTTGTTGAAGATGATTCGCTTCCTTTTTGCTTCCTTGGCCGACCTTTTCGCGGCGATCCGGGGCCTTTTAAAGGGCGGTTCGGGCAAGAAGAAGCTTTTCGTGTAGCTCATGGTCCGGGATGTGTCGACCCGATCTCGATTAGCGGCGGTTTTGCATGGTTAAGGGTGGAGCATTCGGCGGCATGCCGCATCTTTAAACGCTCCAGGGACAAGCGCGGGATGAAGACGGACGGATAACTTCTTTCCACAAAGCGAGGGCGCATGCGGCGTGAAGAATGGAAACGACTCTATGGTCAGGAACTGGGTTTTTTCGCGGCGATTTCGGCCAGCGTTACGCATGAAATCAAGAACCATCTGGCGATCATCAACGAACAGAATGGGTTGCTGGGGGACATGCTGGCCATGGATGCCGATGACGGCCCAGTCTATCGAAAGCGCCTGAGCAAGGTGGTTCAGGATGTGGCCGATCAGGTGACCAAGGCGGATGCGGTGGTCCGACGCTTCAACACCTTTGCCCATACGGCCGACAGTCCGGTTGGGGCCGTGGACATCGCTGACTTTCTGAAGCTGTTTGGGGAGATATCCGCAAGGCTGGCCCGGCGCAAGAGGGCGACCGTGCTCGTGGAGCCGGGTGCTGAATGCGTGACCATCCGGACCAGACCCTTTGAGTTGCTGCATCTGTTGTTTTGCGCGATGAACGTCCTGCTTGACTCCGGAACCTCCAAGGGGGCCCTGCGACTCCGGCTGGAGTCAGGTGCCGAAAAAGTACGTGTCCAGATGATCAGGGACGGGGACAATGGAGCTGTGGGGACGCAATCATCCGATCCGGCCCTGCCACTGCTTCTTCAGCGACTCCAGGCCTGTCTGGTCTTTGCTTCCAACGGGACGGGCCTTACGCTTGAACTGCCGCTGGAACTCATGGAGGCTCAAGAGGAGAGCTGAATATATTATCCTTTCTCAAGGCCTTGAATCGTCAAAGTTGAGATTCAGGGCCGTGTTTGGGCGTTGGACAAACGCGATCAGAGCGCCGAGAAAGGCCGCGCGACGGCGTAGTTCCGACGGATCGTGGCCCGTGGACCAAGCGCACAAACCGTCAGGGGCGAGTTCCGCGAAGAAGCCGTGAAGCCGGACCGTGTCGACCACCATGCGTTGCACGTCCGGGAGCGGGGTCCAGGGCGGGAACCACTGCCAGATAAAGCTCAAGGTGTTCATGGATGGCGACGCCTCATGGACCTGAATGTTGAACAAGGCCCGCTCCAATGAGAGGTTGAGCAGGGTCGTGCTTTCGGAAAGGATGAATATTCGCGGGCGGGGTGCTGAAAGGGGGCGGACCGAGGCCCGCAGGCGGCGAATGAAGCGCAAGAGGCGGAACTGGCGGGGAGAATTGGCGTAAAGTGTCCAGTCCGATCGGGCGATGCCCGTCCAGACGGCGTTGAGCATGGGGTGCAGGACCGGATGGAACGTCGGTGCGTGGGGCTCCGCTGGGGACGGGCGGCCCATCTGCTTTTCCAGGCACGGATCGTCCAGGTCCAGGACCCACCAGTTCAGCGGATGCGGGACCGCCAAGTGATGGAGCAGGCCGGGCGCATACGACAGTTTCAGGATTTGGCGACAAGCCAGCAGCCGACAGACTTGGGCCATGTCCCGAAGACTCTGAACGTTTTCCGTTGCAATTCGCGGGTCCAAAGGGTTGACCCGACTCAAGGGGGCTACCTGGCTCAGTATCGTGGCCAGGGTCTTGTGGGCGGGGGTTGCCGGTTGAGCGGGGTCTTGGGTGGGATGGTTGAGCGGTTCGCTTCCGTGAGGGGGCGCGAGCCGTGGGGTAGATGGCGCGAGAACGTTGCGTTGGGTCGCGTCCACGACGACATCCTGACCGTTTTGCAGCACGGCTGTGGCGTTGTGGACGCCGCAGATCGCGGGAACCTGGAACTCCCGAGCGATGGAGGCCAGGTGGCTGAATACGCCTCCTGCTTCGACCACCACCGCTGCGACGTGGGGCACAACCCCGGACCAGCGCCGCAAGGGGCGGGTGACGACGAGGACCGCTCCTTCCGGGACGTGCAGCAGGTCGTTGTTGGTGTGCGCGACAAAGACCCGCCCAGCGTCCAGGCCCGGACAAGCCGTCTCGGTTCCTTGAGCCAGAATGGTATCCTCGTAGGCGGTCGGGACTGAGGGTGGCCGAGCTGTCGGCGATGGGCCAAGCGGCGCGCCGGAAGAGGAGGCATGGCGAACATGCCGGAGCTGTTGGATAAAGTATTCACCATCCTTGGACAGGGCCCACTCCATGCGCAACGGACCGCCGCAATGGGCTTCCAGCTCCATGCCCAACCGGGCTACGTCCATAATCCGCTCGTCCTCCAGGGTGGGCTGGTCGCGCAGAAAGGGCGGGTTACTCAACAGGGAGACCCCTTCCTCGGCGAGAAAGGCCGTGAATCGTTCCGGTTTATCGACAATCCGCCGGGCGATGATCCGCGACGACTCGCGAGACACCTCCCATTCGTCCGGCTGAACATAGCCCTCGAAAACGGCCTTGGCCAAGCCGGGGACCGCGAGGACCTGCACCAAGGTGGACGCCGAGTCAGCGGAATGCCGGGTGATAATCAGTCCGGCGGCCATGGTGTCCACCATGGCCGAGCAGATCACGGCCATGGGCTGATCCTCGACCCGCAATCCGCCAATTCGGCGGTGGCGCATGGCCGTCGGCCCATATTGGGAGGCCAGAATCTCCTTGTAGGCCGTAAGCAACAGGTCTTCGCCCACGTTGACTTCGGTGCGGTGCAGCCCGGTGAACGAGCGTTCCGGAGGGGCTTCCCCGACGCAACTGGGGCGCAGGACGACACGCACGCCGCGGTGTCCGGCGGCGGATTCCAGTTCGCGGTACGCGGCCCGGACCGCGGTTTGCAATTGATCCGGCAGCTGGGCGGTGATGATGCGTTGTTGCAGTTCCGAGCTAAGCCGCAACCGGTCCACCAACGTGGCGCTTTCGTGAATTTGCAGAAGCCGATTGATTTCGTCCGCCAATCCCTGATGAACCATGAACAGCCGGTACGCCTCGGCGGTGATCACGAATCCGTCCGGAACACGCCACCCCGAGAGGTTCGAGCGCGGATGCAGCCGACGAATATCTCCCAGCAGGGCCGCTTTGTATCCCACCGCCGGGATGTTTTCCGAGTTTGCCTGAGAGAGGGGAACGATCAGCTCCGGGTTTTCCGGCGGCCCTGGAGGCGCGGCGGCGAGGTGGATGGATCGCGCCAGGTCCCGAAACGGCCCTTCGATGCCGCTCAAATCCCGCGTGCTCATTTCCCGGACGGAGCGCAGCATGGCGCAGATCGAAACGCACATACGGGTGCTCTGGGCCCGCAAAGTGGTCATGGTCGGCGGGGAGGTGTCTCGGGAGGCGAGTTCACACTCAGCGACGCGGCTGAGAAATTCGGCATCAGCGTCGGCGAGCCGGGTCCAGGCCTGCTTCAGTCCGGGCAGATCCTTCACAATACGGGATACGGACTCCTCGCGTTTGCGAGCGGTCGTGGGCAATTGCTCAAGGAACCGGGAGAGAGTGGTGGGCATGATCTGGAATGAAGCGGGGGAAAAGAAACCGCGGTGACGGCGGATCAGGCTTGGACGGGTTCAGGTCGGACGATGGTGGACGCAGCCTCATGGATTTTGGACAGAATCTCGTCCAGATTGCCTGGCTTCATCAGGTAGTCCAGCGCACCCAGTTGCCGGGCGGTTTGGGCGGATTCCATAGAGGCGTATCCTGTGAGCACGACGACCTGGGTGGCGGGGTGGCGCTGCTTGAGCACCTGGAGCAGATCCAGGCCGTCCATGTCCGACATGCGCAGATCCAGGAGCACAACGTCCGCGGGGTCCTCGGCCATCATTTCCAGAGCCGTCCGGCCTCCTTGGGCCCCGCGGATGATGAAATTGCGCTTTTGCAGCCGTTTGACCAGAGGAACTCGGAAGTCGTCCTGGTCGTCCACCACCAACACGTTGGTCCGCTTCACGCGGCCTGCGTCCCTGGATGGTGTGCCAGGGCACTGATTTTGATCAGCAGCTCGTCCAGATCACAGGGCTTCATTAGGTAGTCCGCCGCTCCCAAGGCCAGACCTTCCCTGGCGGCCTGTTCCGATCCGTGTCCGGTCAGAATGATCACCGGCATGGCCGGGTCCAGGATCTTGAAGATTTTCAACACCTCGATGCCGTCCAAGTCCTCCATTTTCAGGTCCAGTACGGCGACGTCAAAGGATCGTCCGCGCAGGGCGCGAACGCCTTCCTTGCCGGAGAGGACGGAGGTCACGGAGACGTCGCGTCGACGCAGACGCTTGGTCAGAACGTCGACGAAGCCCTGTTCATCGTCCACCAGCAGAACGTGCAGGGCCGCCAGGGGAGAGGTTCGGGAAGCGGTGGGCATGGATTCGAAAATCAGGCTCGTCGATGCATGACTTCCCTGGCTTCGGCCTCGCGGATCTTTTCTTCCCGCTCGCGCTTGACCCGCTCGGCTTTTTTGACCTTTTCCACCAGATCGTCGATTTCCGCCGGCTTCATCAGGTAGTCAAACGCACCCAGCTTCATGCCGTCAATGGCCGAC from Desulfonatronum thiodismutans encodes the following:
- a CDS encoding response regulator codes for the protein MKRTNVLVVDDQDDFRVPLVKRLQKRNFIIRGAQGGRTALEMMAEDPADVVLLDLRMSDMDGLDLLQVLKQRHPATQVVVLTGYASMESAQTARQLGALDYLMKPGNLDEILSKIHEAASTIVRPEPVQA
- a CDS encoding sensor histidine kinase codes for the protein MRREEWKRLYGQELGFFAAISASVTHEIKNHLAIINEQNGLLGDMLAMDADDGPVYRKRLSKVVQDVADQVTKADAVVRRFNTFAHTADSPVGAVDIADFLKLFGEISARLARRKRATVLVEPGAECVTIRTRPFELLHLLFCAMNVLLDSGTSKGALRLRLESGAEKVRVQMIRDGDNGAVGTQSSDPALPLLLQRLQACLVFASNGTGLTLELPLELMEAQEES
- a CDS encoding response regulator, yielding MPTASRTSPLAALHVLLVDDEQGFVDVLTKRLRRRDVSVTSVLSGKEGVRALRGRSFDVAVLDLKMEDLDGIEVLKIFKILDPAMPVIILTGHGSEQAAREGLALGAADYLMKPCDLDELLIKISALAHHPGTQAA
- a CDS encoding PEP/pyruvate-binding domain-containing protein — translated: MKDLPGLKQAWTRLADADAEFLSRVAECELASRDTSPPTMTTLRAQSTRMCVSICAMLRSVREMSTRDLSGIEGPFRDLARSIHLAAAPPGPPENPELIVPLSQANSENIPAVGYKAALLGDIRRLHPRSNLSGWRVPDGFVITAEAYRLFMVHQGLADEINRLLQIHESATLVDRLRLSSELQQRIITAQLPDQLQTAVRAAYRELESAAGHRGVRVVLRPSCVGEAPPERSFTGLHRTEVNVGEDLLLTAYKEILASQYGPTAMRHRRIGGLRVEDQPMAVICSAMVDTMAAGLIITRHSADSASTLVQVLAVPGLAKAVFEGYVQPDEWEVSRESSRIIARRIVDKPERFTAFLAEEGVSLLSNPPFLRDQPTLEDERIMDVARLGMELEAHCGGPLRMEWALSKDGEYFIQQLRHVRHASSSGAPLGPSPTARPPSVPTAYEDTILAQGTETACPGLDAGRVFVAHTNNDLLHVPEGAVLVVTRPLRRWSGVVPHVAAVVVEAGGVFSHLASIAREFQVPAICGVHNATAVLQNGQDVVVDATQRNVLAPSTPRLAPPHGSEPLNHPTQDPAQPATPAHKTLATILSQVAPLSRVNPLDPRIATENVQSLRDMAQVCRLLACRQILKLSYAPGLLHHLAVPHPLNWWVLDLDDPCLEKQMGRPSPAEPHAPTFHPVLHPMLNAVWTGIARSDWTLYANSPRQFRLLRFIRRLRASVRPLSAPRPRIFILSESTTLLNLSLERALFNIQVHEASPSMNTLSFIWQWFPPWTPLPDVQRMVVDTVRLHGFFAELAPDGLCAWSTGHDPSELRRRAAFLGALIAFVQRPNTALNLNFDDSRP